In the genome of Henningerozyma blattae CBS 6284 chromosome 5, complete genome, one region contains:
- the TBLA0E02700 gene encoding uncharacterized protein, giving the protein MASSNYKNFIRIPKRKKGLHTSSETDLSKSKLSTLERIVLSKTKVYTHQSSNSSYIQNTTFRSPQNYHSASSNNLDNLSTIKLSNLLPTLDDTLRYPSNLKKIPPVIPNEEVSDISSDNYIHLNEFDHRRAKTLMDNRRIGYQNPSFYCEFSINRDPLSSIELNQFASHDSSNLVQKNYSKS; this is encoded by the coding sequence ATGGCCTCCTCAAATTATAAGAATTTCATTAGAATTCCtaagagaaaaaaaggTCTGCATACTTCATCAGAAACCGATTTATCTAAATCAAAACTCTCTACTTTAGAAAGGATAGTTTTGTCTAAAACCAAAGTATATACACACCAATCTAGCAATTCTTCATATATACAAAATACCACTTTTAGATCACCTCAAAATTACCATAGTGCCTCCTCGAATAATTTAGACAATTTATCCACTATAAAACTTTCAAACCTATTACCTACCCTAGATGATACTCTTAGGTATCCAAgcaatttaaaaaagattCCACCAGTAATACCTAATGAAGAGGTATCTGATATTAGCAGCGATAATTATATCCATTTAAATGAGTTCGACCATAGAAGAGCCAAAACATTGATGGATAACAGAAGAATTGGCTATCAAAACCCGTCATTTTATTgtgaattttcaataaacaGAGATCCACTTTCTTCAATTGAACTAAATCAATTTGCAAGCCATGATTCTAGCAACTTggtacaaaaaaattattcaaaaagtTAG
- the MTF2 gene encoding Mtf2p (similar to Saccharomyces cerevisiae MTF2 (YDL044C); ancestral locus Anc_3.147) produces the protein MLRNVVPIRRSLIATNIFTKIKYSTTTENKSTAKQVEQITSNINPKDILRETETFDNVLKHLEEKRYSKTTASKEWAKKLEVIFDGSTTSDEHTLTIKNDNKVEENSESLLLNTIRGALGLDGKKEVNFNEVKQTTSSNSLLDDMKMPPLNFKLNLPENTLKIIQFQEDYKKGMDKVMEPYTRKLLNTITNDFELLEYFNKTLTNYKPNQDIQIPQDNLDELFQIIKADLESKSENDLTIPQPYKKTLPYIVTKIFQLPEFQYPHDRQYTLISFIYNTCKRFFDLSLYLDVCNVDFYNILLKLTWQNYSNLSQLNNLVSEMKFNGIVGNLDTIKILEDAISIFEDVGEEVLDIKDVVKPNPPILMSGILWSKEAYKEIDHLKKYITALKNNLV, from the coding sequence ATGCTTAGAAATGTGGTCCCTATAAGGCGTTCTCTAATAGCAactaatatatttacaaaaataaaatactcTACTACAacagaaaataaaagtacTGCTAAGCAAGTAGAACAAATAACTAGCAATATAAATCCAAAAGATATACTTCGTGAAACTGAAACATTTGATAATGTGTTGAAGCATctagaagaaaaaagatattccAAAACGACTGCATCTAAAGAATGGGCAAAGAAGTTGGAAGTTATTTTTGATGGGAGCACAACTAGTGATGAGCATACACTTACTATAAAAAATGACAATAAAGTAGAAGAAAATTCCGAATCACTACTTTTAAATACAATACGAGGTGCTCTGGGTTTAGATGGTAAAAAAGAAGTAAATTTTAACGAAGTAAAACAAACTACTTCTTCTAACTCGCTACTCGATGATATGAAAATGCCacctttaaattttaagcTTAATTTACCAGAAAACACTCTGAAgattattcaatttcaagAAGATTATAAAAAAGGAATGGACAAAGTAATGGAACCATATAcaagaaaattattgaatacaattacaaatgattttgaattattagaatattttaacaaaaCCCTAACCAATTATAAACCGAATCAAGATATTCAAATACCGCAAGATAATTTGGATGAACTATTTCAAATCATCAAAGCTGATCTTGAATCTAAATctgaaaatgatttaacGATACCTCAACCATATAAGAAGACTCTACCTTACATTGTTACTAAAATATTCCAGTTACCTGAATTTCAATACCCACATGATAGACAATATAcattaatatcattcatATACAATACCTGTAAGAgattttttgatttgtcATTGTATTTGGATGTTTGCAATGttgatttttataatatactattaaaattaacgtggcaaaattattcaaatctGTCACAGTTGAATAATTTAGTTTCAGAAATGAAATTTAACGGTATTGTTGGAAATCTAGATACAATCAAAATTTTGGAAGACGCAATTTCCATATTTGAAGATGTAGGTGAAGAAGTACttgatattaaagatgTTGTAAAACCCAATCCACCCATTCTGATGTCAGGTATTTTATGGTCAAAAGAAGCATACAAAGAAATagatcatttaaaaaaatatattaccgcattgaaaaacaatttaGTATAG
- the TBLA0E02630 gene encoding uncharacterized protein: protein MKDNIFLLIILALSNITRADPILLPEKTENSKNIVGKDKFLKLEFQKFYADSVNDIPPRDYSFNKRDSVLDLKNSKPYIKLIKRHDGYEKIQIINQQSFYSVNLQIGTPAQSITVLVDTGSSDLWVTGSNNPYCKGNSGKAMENIGFFPPSKYDSEFTSNLDSSSEEDLEISSGTNSLEINSSDDDNTEDSSFNDYYSDDEPSSSSNLVRWLERLKFWKIHTDKNRAKKKIDNKNNFPQMKITQPELGKAEWDPFSWESTTTDTSSGLGFATRSSSSSRATINCDAYGTFDIENSSTYQSNQTGFAIRYADTSFASGDWGRDVLTFSDGLNVTGLSFAVANQTNSTVGVLGIGLPQLEVTYAGVYQTTKPYTYDNFPLVLKNSGAIHKSAYSLYLNKQSAKNGNVLFGAIDHSQYQGDTLYTIPLVNSDTSSGYSKPIEFDVTLQGLGVSDNRNGNFTVTTTQIVALLDSGTTLTYFPKDMLNLLAKRINASYSEALGYYVMNCPDSRDNTQLVFDFGGFHIKTNLTNFVLSSASGKCVLGLLPYNGNSAILGDIFLTHAYVVYNLDDLEISMAQANFNNGNDEDIEVISSTIPNAVKAPGYSYTYSVSKSIVPGGDIFVPTTYSINPITTSSGRGDKLTSTHKDIIVSTSQMSNRTASKIKHANNAAGLRNSDGFWTVLFTFICTLII from the coding sequence ATGAAagacaatatttttttattgattataTTAGCTTTGTCTAACATAACGAGAGCTGATCCAATTTTATTACCAGAGAAAActgaaaattcaaaaaatattgttggcaaagataaattcttaaaattagagttccaaaaattttatgCTGATTCTGTTAATGATATACCTCCTAGAGATTAtagttttaataaaagGGACTCCGttttagatttaaaaaattcaaaaccATATATCAAATTGATTAAAAGACATGATGGTTAcgaaaaaattcaaatcataAATCAGCAATCATTTTACTCTGTCAATTTACAAATTGGTACGCCTGCTCAATCAATTACAGTTTTAGTTGATACCGGATCCTCTGATCTTTGGGTAACAGGTTCAAATAATCCTTATTGTAAGGGGAATAGTGGTAAAGCTATGGAGAATATAGGATTTTTCCCCCCTTCCAAATATGATTCTGAGTTCACTTCAAATTTAGATTCTTCCTCTGAGGAAGACTTGGAAATTTCTTCAGGCACTAACTCTTTAGAGATCAACTCttctgatgatgataatacaGAGGATAGTTCTTTCaatgattattattcagATGATGAACCTAGTTCAAGTTCAAATCTAGTACGTTGGTTagaaagattaaaattttggaaaattcatactgataaaaatagagcaaaaaaaaaaattgacaataagaataatttcccacaaatgaaaattacaCAACCAGAGTTAGGAAAAGCAGAATGGGATCCATTTAGTTGGGAATCGACTACAACAGATACTTCAAGTGGTCTTGGATTTGCCACAAGATCTTCAAGCTCAAGTAGAGCTACGATTAATTGCGATGCTTATGGTActtttgatattgaaaattcttCTACATATCAATCAAACCAAACTGGGTTTGCTATTCGATATGCAGATACCTCTTTTGCCTCTGGGGATTGGGGTCGAGATGTTTTAACGTTCTCCGATGGATTAAATGTTACTGGACTTTCATTTGCTGTAGCAAATCAAACAAATTCTACCGTAGGTGTCTTGGGTATAGGTTTACCACAATTGGAAGTCACTTATGCAGGTGTATATCAAACTACAAAGCCTTATACGTATGATAATTTCCCCTtagtattgaaaaattcaggTGCCATCCATAAAAGTGCTTATTcgttatatttaaataaacaaaGTGCTAAAAATGGGAATGTTTTATTCGGTGCTATAGATCATTCACAATATCAAGGTGATACATTGTATACCATTCCATTAGTAAACTCTGATACTTCATCTGGTTATTCCAAACCTATTGAATTTGACGTCACATTACAAGGGCTTGGTGTTAGTGACAATAGAAATGGTAATTTTACTGTTACTACGACTCAAATTGTAGCGTTATTGGATTCGGGAACAACATTGACTTATTTCCCAAAAGATATGCTAAATCTATTAGCCAAGAGAATAAATGCTTCTTACTCAGAGGCGTTAGGTTATTACGTTATGAATTGTCCAGATTCAAGAGATAATACTCAATTAGTTTTTGATTTTGGTGGGTTCCATATTAAAACTAATTTAACTAATTTTGTTCTATCATCTGCATCAGGTAAATGTGTCCTTGGTTTATTACCCTATAATGGTAACTCTGCAATTTTAGGTGATATCTTTTTAACTCATGCTTATGTTGTTTACAATTTAgatgatttagaaatttcCATGGCACAAGCTAATTTTAACAATGgtaatgatgaagatatcGAAGTCATCTCATCTACGATCCCAAATGCGGTAAAGGCCCCAGGTTATTCTTATACCTATTCAGTTTCAAAATCTATTGTACCTGGTGGTGACATATTTGTCCCTACTACTTATTCAATTAATCCCATTACAACAAGTTCAGGTCGTGGTGATAAGCTTACTTCTACTcataaagatattattgtttCCACTTCTCAAATGAGCAACCGTACTGCCTCTAAGATAAAACATGCAAACAATGCTGCAGGGTTAAGAAATAGTGATGGGTTCTGGACTGTGTTATTCACTTTTATTTGTACtttgattatttga
- the TRS31 gene encoding TRAPP subunit TRS31 (similar to Saccharomyces cerevisiae TRS31 (YDR472W); ancestral locus Anc_5.601): protein MSQPEPQKIIDPSSSSHKKTVKKLPTPLNTNASSCIYTQSLAFTKNKVSLSAMAFLFQEMVSTIYKNSKTMAEFEAKLNKHGFGIGVRLLELLNFRASLPVTTNSRSSIFPSSSSTSAQNPSNSTVSASGSGAAGGNSGSGSTTDRHSNGPESLTSLINTMKRRDLKILDILQFVHGTVWAYLFDHPSDDLVKSSERSNEYMIVDNMPVFTQFIPGGVSCDFYVCGIVQGFLTNAGFPCRVTPHRMPQDGFDRRIVYLVQFDKQVLEREGLRFGSN from the coding sequence atgtcTCAGCCAGAACCTCAGAAAATCATCGATCCAAGCAGTTCATCCCATAAAAAAACAGTGAAGAAATTACCAACTCCATTAAATACAAATGCTTCGTCATGCATTTATACACAATCTTTAGCgtttacaaaaaataaggTTTCATTATCAGCTATGGCATTTTTATTCCAAGAAATGGTATCTACTATCTATAAAAACAGCAAAACAATGGCAGAGTTTGAagcaaaattaaataagcATGGATTTGGCATTGGTGTCAGACtgttagaattattaaacttCAGAGCCTCTCTTCCAGTGACAACAAACTCAAGATCTTCTATATTtccatcatcatcttcaactTCTGCACAAAATCCAAGTAATAGCACGGTATCCGCATCAGGGTCTGGAGCTGCAGGAGGGAACTCAGGCTCAGGTTCTACAACAGATCGTCATTCTAATGGTCCAGAATCTCTAACAAGTTTAATTAATACAATGAAAAGACgtgatttaaaaatactaGATATCTTACAATTTGTTCATGGTACTGTTTGggcatatttatttgacCATCCAAGTGACGATCTTGTAAAATCATCTGAAAGatcaaatgaatatatGATTGTTGATAACATGCCTGTGTTCACCCAGTTTATTCCAGGTGGTGTATCGTGTGATTTCTACGTATGTGGTATCGTTCAGGGGTTTTTAACGAATGCTGGCTTTCCATGCCGTGTGACACCCCATCGTATGCCACAAGATGGGTTTGACAGAAGAATAGTATACCTAGTTCAATTTGATAAGCAAGTTTTAGAAAGAGAAGGTTTAAGATTCGGCTCAAACTAG
- the SDH5 gene encoding succinate dehydrogenase assembly factor SDH5 (similar to Saccharomyces cerevisiae EMI5 (YOL071W); ancestral locus Anc_3.144): protein MFKAVSKNLNSGFMASKAARSIWARGAQNHTLNMNTTGTYWYSSGTNVLLQNKKNNEIDQSDDVFSRIRIEPIHRTDEPRDVKIARLTYQSRKRGILETDLLLSRFAKKYLKTMTTEELNEYDALLNELDWDIYYWATKNFDVTPLPKKWENSTILKKLQDFSENTENEIIRMPDL, encoded by the coding sequence ATGTTTAAAGCTGTATCAAAGAACTTAAATAGTGGCTTCATGGCTAGCAAAGCAGCCAGAAGCATATGGGCAAGGGGTGCTCAAAACCACACCCTTAATATGAATACCACCGGTACGTATTGGTACTCTTCAGGCACAAATGTCCTGTTGcagaacaaaaaaaataatgagaTAGATCAGTCTGACGATGTTTTTAGTAGAATTAGAATAGAGCCAATCCATAGAACTGATGAACCAAGAGATGTTAAGATTGCAAGATTGACCTATCAATCAAGAAAAAGGGGTATCTTAGAAACCgatcttttattatcaagGTTTGctaaaaaatatcttaaaACAATGACAactgaagaattaaatgaatatgaTGCACTCTTAAACGAATTAGACTGggatatatattattggGCGACAAAAAACTTCGACGTAACTCCATTACCAAAAAAATGGGaaaattcaacaattttaaagaaactACAAGACTTTAGTGAAAATacagaaaatgaaattattagaatgcCTGATTTGTAA
- the PRP3 gene encoding U4/U6-U5 snRNP complex subunit PRP3 (similar to Saccharomyces cerevisiae PRP3 (YDR473C); ancestral locus Anc_5.608), producing MPGKNHKHGSDDSNAKGLQTEINPLLLSDNLNLVKQQFKNSNQNPYLQDSSSKFVDYKLQRRFDRGLKFFKKGEKLNEIAKKRKIIHDSIEKNKLELQLQNELERKRLNDLRTKIENAELPDQTKNEEKYLKSIETIPKVEWWDEPYLNETSNSDTLTLVDKYRNDYSNLNEDDDSDEDDEDGLHPSLRFIQHPVPIAAKANSTSESSVVIPKLYLTKLETKKLRRNNRKLIREEKESRIKSGLDPKPDPKVKLSNMMAVFENNQNITDPTAWENTVKTQINDRKQKHLQENEKRHLEAVERRKANALQNSMDISSYYCKVFYFKNLQNPKIRYKINTNSKQLALKGTCLRIGQDGPGVIISIGKEKSCNKFEKLLTNRIQWNEPFKDRDNDNKIITPTDNICIKTWEGILEESKFNGWFMTVCDSREHLISILSRSNAESFLDTPGMEL from the coding sequence ATGCCAGGGAAAAATCATAAACATGGTAGCGACGATAGCAATGCAAAAGGGCTACAAACAGAAATTAATCCTTTATTACTGTCAGATAATTTAAACTTAGTAAAAcaacaatttaaaaattcaaatcaaaatcCTTACTTACAAGATAGCTCATCTAAGTTTGTTGATTATAAATTACAAAGGAGGTTTGATAGAGgtctaaaatttttcaaaaaggGAGAGAAACTTAATGAGATTGCAAAGAAAAGGAAGATAATTCATGATtctatagaaaaaaataagttaGAACTACAATTGCAAAATGAATTAGAGagaaaaagattaaatgaCCTGAGGACTAAAATTGAAAACGCTGAATTACCTGATCAAACTAAAAATGaagagaaatatttaaaatcaatagAAACAATACCTAAAGTGGAATGGTGGGATGAGCCATATCTAAATGAAACATCTAATTCCGATACTCTTACTTTGGTagataaatatagaaaTGACTATTCTAATTTAAACGAAGACGATGATagtgatgaagatgatgaagatggtTTACATCCTTCTCTAAGATTTATTCAGCATCCTGTTCCAATAGCGGCAAAAGCCAACTCAACTAGCGAATCATCAGTCGTGATaccaaaattatatttaacaaaattagaaaccaaaaaattacgtagaaataatagaaaactCATAAGAGAAGAGAAGGAGAGTCGAATAAAGTCTGGATTAGATCCCAAGCCAGATCCAAAagtaaaattatcaaatatgaTGGCAGtctttgaaaataatcaaaatatcaCTGACCCAACTGCTTGGGAAAATACGGTTAAGACTCAAATTAATGATAGAAAACAGAAACACTTACAAGAGAATGAAAAGAGGCATTTAGAGGCAGTAGAAAGGCGGAAAGCCAACGCTCTTCAGAATAGTATGGATATCAGCTCTTACTATTGTAAGGTATTCTATTTCAAAAACTTACAGAACCCAAAAATCCGTTACAAAATCAATACAAACTCTAAACAATTAGCTTTGAAAGGTACCTGTCTACGAATTGGTCAAGATGGTCCTGGAGTTATCATATCAATTGGCAAAGAAAAGAGTTGTAATAAATTCGAGAAATTATTAACGAATAGAATACAATGGAATGAACCTTTCAAAGATAGGGACAATgacaataaaataattacaCCTACTGATAATATTTGCATAAAAACTTGGGAGGGAATCTTAGAggaatcaaaatttaacGGCTGGTTTATGACAGTTTGTGATTCGAGAGAGCATcttatttcaattctttctCGATCCAATGCTGAGTCCTTTCTGGATACACCGGGCATGGAACTCTAA
- the TBLA0E02680 gene encoding uncharacterized protein (similar to Saccharomyces cerevisiae YDR476C; ancestral locus Anc_5.610), translating to MGTSAKELTNFINKYHKLAIIDILHVFTDITESTNINTRDVTLLDINSSYVTLKWKQNMYKVESAYLKEASSKQEVFFQIAEDAAKNRNVAPVRITKVLWPIDPLGLLVIFGVLLPPIVYVYRPFLYWIPIIPSVITPYLDNDIVLIIIMILEFLIHICETFFILLPKLKYYRVPYKHYKCWYFLGFLEGFGPCLRIEKEAALKLSKYKKY from the coding sequence ATGGGCACCTCAGCTAAGGAACTTACAAATTTCATTAACAAGTACCATAAATTGGCTATTATCGATATTCTGCATGTATTTACAGACATTACAGAAAGTACTAATATAAATACAAGAGACGTCACATTACTCGACATAAATAGCTCTTATGTGACTCTTAAATGGAAACAAAACATGTACAAAGTGGAATCGgcttatttaaaagaagcCAGTAGTAAACAAGAGGTCTTCTTTCAAATTGCAGAAGATGCTGCTAAAAATCGTAACGTAGCACCTGTACGTATAACTAAAGTTCTATGGCCAATTGACCCATTAGGGCTTTTGGTGATTTTCGGTGTTTTATTACCACCAATAGTTTATGTCTATCGTCCTTTTTTATATTGGATTCCCATAATACCTTCGGTTATTACTCCATATTTAGATAATGATATAGTATTAATCattataatgattttagaatttttaatcCATATATGTGAAACGTTTTTCATTCTATTaccaaaattgaaatattatagaGTTCCATATAAGCATTATAAATGCTGGTATTTCCTAGGGTTTTTAGAGGGATTTGGCCCTTGTTTAAGAATTGAAAAGGAAGCCGCTTTAAAATTGtcaaaatataagaaatattaa
- the FAD1 gene encoding FMN adenylyltransferase (similar to Saccharomyces cerevisiae FAD1 (YDL045C); ancestral locus Anc_3.146) encodes MKLGKIAEICYNITTSYLNLPGNTDIIISTQKAILTTKHQLLDDAFARWSPLNGDISFSYNGGKDCQVLLLIYLSCLWEFFLNTIKGSQYGGNSHQFPLFELPTVFIDQEETFSTIKAFVEDTSDRYGLSLYESSRNDTVKMSMAMAFEHYLSLHQETKAIVIGIRHSDPFGENLKYIQETDSGWPEFMRIQPILHWNLSNIWSFLLYSGEPICGLYGVGYTSLGGLNNTLPNPYLKLSDNTEEKKSEFEWELNHRFENQKLELEIHPNDRAILDTFSNKYKPGWYLTDEKLERAGRLKKTSVKKD; translated from the coding sequence atgaaactaGGAAAAATAGCAGAAATATGCTATAATATAACTACTTCTTACCTAAATTTACCAGGTAATACAGacataattatttcaaCACAGAAAGCAATACTCACAACAAAGCATCAATTACTGGATGATGCCTTTGCAAGATGGAGTCCGTTGAATGGtgatatttcattttcatataaCGGTGGTAAAGATTGCCAAGTATTATTgctaatatatttaagtTGTCTGTGggagttttttttaaatactaTTAAAGGTTCACAATATGGGGGAAATAGTCATCAATTTCCACTGTTTGAGTTGCCAACAGTGTTTATTGATCAAGAGGAAACATTCTCTACCATTAAGGCATTTGTTGAAGATACTTCTGATAGATATGGTTTATCATTATATGAGTCAAGTAGAAATGATACTGTTAAAATGAGTATGGCAATGGCGTTTGAACATTATTTAAGTTTGCATCAGGAAACAAAGGCAATTGTTATAGGCATACGCCACTCAGACCCCTTTGGcgagaatttaaaatacaTTCAAGAGACTGATTCAGGATGGCCTGAATTCATGAGAATTCAGCCTATACTACATTGGAATCTATCGAATATTTGGAGCttcttattatattcaGGTGAACCCATTTGCGGACTATATGGTGTGGGCTATACTTCGTTAGGAGgattaaataatactttaCCAAATCCATATTTGAAACTCTCAGATAACACAGAGGAGAAGAAAAGCGAATTTGAATGGGAATTAAATCATAGATTCGAAAATCAGAAATTGGAATTAGAAATACATCCTAACGACCGGGCTATCCTTGAcactttttcaaataagtATAAGCCTGGTTGGTACTTAACAGATGAAAAACTTGAAAGAGCAGGTCGTCTTAAAAAGACCTCTGTAAAGAAAGACTAA
- the TBLA0E02640 gene encoding uncharacterized protein (similar to Saccharomyces cerevisiae YOL070C; ancestral locus Anc_3.148) — MLQNYDIDTNDNGSISSNNFTHSSKTSTGSSTVPSLDGYDSNIGKLTKATTPTALFSLESLGQKSAVSKYSGEVEERANVSYIFKQHQNDSGSNDQNSSNRNSIETRVFEARASSSTINKTDCAPALPSLPKFPTRTSLATDAGNRNSFRREVEESERLDNTNTIKELETASENESFTVANAEHGSHHQYAILSRPSNESLVETSEIKKEKVNTYKDTGKEQKIENNNELILSSTHTKQAEGNNDKRDISIGAETTYLLTNSTIEAENPIISSYILSNNILPDFTNENIRTPSSKSVSSTHSSPNKNLPASKRITSNLSLLSSKLSESTSAQLKPTKQSNYSTSLNLSEPSIFGNSLNHIEVLHSQPSIDKESHVDEESYISNDATSQYSEEISQQTPSNDAILSTSNIVQTLSDCSGMNQKASTEEDTNIASPIHPSIPPRSERRPKSTVFLGTSSELLTTSENDIYIMPAAKNKSMDRIFTPTSLATTNISDAFYSATSNSASEAIQTSDNDINHNKVGTVATNSSPEIDNGYLSRPLPQVPGIESSLTRDNTITHHHSGIESSLLPSKDDQLDTDVISFVSSNNDINQTAISTTSIKKTTKKKTKSRKKIKSENAEFQSLDFGTLTQLLDVSKNSELGKEFSQLGMQREEKMALEKLVDSLSKLTTDMMLDPKRYEEGLRRLDKATRSLEGF, encoded by the coding sequence ATGCTACAAAATTATGACATTGATACGAATGACAATGGCTCAATTTCAAGCAATAATTTTACTCATTCCTCAAAAACATCAACTGGAAGCTCGACCGTACCATCATTGGATGGTTATGACTCAAACATTGGTAAATTGACAAAGGCAACCACTCCAACagcattattttctttagaGTCACTAGGTCAAAAATCTGCTGTTTCGAAGTATTCCGGTGAAGTTGAAGAAAGGGCAAATGtatcatatatttttaaacaacATCAGAATGATAGTGGTTCAAATGATCAAAATAGCTCGAATagaaattcaattgaaacaaGAGTGTTTGAGGCTAGAGCTAGTTCAAGtactattaataaaacCGACTGTGCTCCTGCCCTTCCTTCTTTACCAAAATTTCCAACAAGAACTTCTTTAGCAACAGATGCTGGTAATAGAAATAGCTTCAGAAGAGAAGTCGAAGAGAGTGAACGTCTagataatactaatactatcaaagaattagaaacaGCAAGTGAAAATGAGAGCTTTACCGTAGCAAACGCAGAACATGGCTCTCATCATCAATATGCAATTCTTTCGAGACCTAGCAATGAATCATTGGTAGAAACGTCTGagataaagaaagaaaaagtaaATACATATAAAGATACTGgaaaagaacaaaaaattgaaaataataatgagtTGATTTTATCGAGCACCCACACCAAGCAAGCAGAGGGCAATAACGATAAAAGAGATATTAGTATCGGGGCTGAAACTACATATTTACTTACCAATTCCACTATCGAGGCTGAAAATCCAATTATTTCTTCATATATACTGTCAAATAATATCCTTCCAGATTttactaatgaaaatattagaacACCAAGCTCAAAATCTGTTTCTTCTACACATTCATCtccaaataaaaatttaccaGCTAGCAAAAGAATCACGTCAAACCTATCATTATTGAGCTCAAAATTAAGTGAAAGTACTTCAGCTCAATTAAAACCAACTAAGCAATCTAATTACAGTACctctttaaatttatcagAACCTTCTATTTTTggtaattctttaaatcaTATAGAAGTACTTCATAGCCAGCCCTCTATTGATAAAGAATCTCATGTTGATGAAGAATCTTATATATCAAATGATGCTACTTCTCAGTATTCTGAAGAAATTTCACAACAAACACCAAGCAATGATGCTATACTATCTACATCTAATATCGTTCAAACCTTATCTGATTGTAGCGGCATGAATCAAAAGGCTTCGACTGAGGAGGATACTAATATAGCCAGCCCTATTCATCCAAGCATTCCACCACGTAGTGAAAGAAGGCCAAAATCTACCGTGTTCTTAGGAACCTCATCAGAATTGCTAACGACAAGTGAAAATGACATATATATTATGCCTGCAGCTAAGAATAAATCGATGGACAGAATTTTTACACCAACTTCTTTAGCCACCACAAATATATCAGATGCATTCTATTCTGCCACAAGTAATTCTGCCTCAGAAGCAATTCAAACTAGTGACAACGATATAAACCATAATAAAGTGGGAACTGTTGCTACAAATTCATCTCCCGAAATAGATAATGGATATCTGTCTAGACCGTTACCACAGGTCCCGGGAATCGAATCAAGCTTAACTAGAGATAATACGATTACACATCATCATTCAGGTATAGAAAGTTCACTACTTCCAAGCAAAGATGATCAACTAGATACTGATGTAATAAGTTTTGTATCGTCAAACAATGATATTAACCAAACTGCAATTTCTACAACATCTATTAAAAAGACGactaaaaagaaaactaaGTCAAGGAAGAAAATTAAGTCAGAAAATGCTGAGTTTCAATCATTAGATTTTGGTACCTTAACACAATTACTAGACGTATCAAAAAACTCTGAATTAGGCAAAGAGTTCTCTCAGCTAGGCATGcaaagagaagaaaaaatggCTTTAGAGAAATTAGTTGACTCGCTGTCGAAATTAACAACAGATATGATGCTTGATCCTAAACGTTATGAAGAAGGTCTAAGAAGACTCGATAAAGCTACAAGATCATTAGAGGggttttaa